Within the candidate division WOR-3 bacterium genome, the region CTGGGCGTCTGTTTCAAGATCCTACAACTAAGATGTATGTTTGTTTCTGTGGGTGGACTCCTAACTGCATGCCATGTTATAAATATGAGGAAAAATGAGACAAATATTAAGGTTCTAAAGGGGAAGGTGATAACCTTCCCATTGACAACAGTTTGAACATTGAATATCATAAGCTAATGAGATATTTGAAACTGATATTTTTCTTGATAAGTTTTGTTGAGGCTTTTGGTAGCTATTTTGACGAATACTTTTCTCTTAACACACATGTTAAATTAAAAAAATCTTTTAATATTGTGGATATCGCAGTTGACAAAAATAATAATTTGTTCATACTCGACCTTGGTGAAAAAAATATCAAAAAATATTCTCAACACGGAGAATTACTCAAAGTAATTGGAAGAGAAGGTGAGGGTCCTGGCGAATTTATTTACCCAAGATGTATTTCGATTACAAATGATGAAATGTGTGTTGGGGATTTATTCACGCACAGAATCAGTTTTTTTACAGTTGAAGGAATATTTATAAAATCGGTAATTTGCAAAGGAATTACTTCTATCGCAAAAATAATTGCCTCAAAAAATCAATTACTCGTTTCTGGGTTAAAACATGGAGATACTTTATATCCAGGGTACTTTTTACATTTTTATACAAGAGAGGGAGAACCAAAAAAATCCTTTTTCCCCTTGGAATACCAAATTACTAAAATAGATGCCTTATTCACTCTTGCTCTATATGCACCTTTTGATATAGATTCTGATGGAAACATATACACATCATGGATCTACCGATATAAGCTTCACAAGTTTTTACCAAATGGAGAATTGGCACGAATATTTCCAATACCTAAGAATTACATTTCGCCCCCTCATCCTTATCCTAATCCACTAAACCGTGACAAATATGAAAAATGGCTATCGAAATGGCATCAAGTGTTAAAGGTCATTGTTGTCAAAGATTACATTCTGGTTTTTTTAAGAGTCCACGAACCAAATGAGTTCAGAATCGATATTTACAACAAAGAAGGAAATTTGATTCATGAGAATGTTCTAACCGACTTAGAGCTCTTGGGAAAGGATCCATCAGGAAATCTATATTTTAAGGGAAGGCTTGGCGAAGATTTTACTGAATTAGAGATATATAAATTGAAACTATGAAGGGCAAGCTTTTCTTGTGGTTATTAGGAGGGACTAATATATTTTTACTTTTCTGTCTTTTTTTCATTTTTTCCCAGTATTATAAATGTAAAGTTAATTGGGAACTTTCTTTTAGCTACGCGAAAGCCCTGGAAGCAAAAATAAGTTTAAATAGAGAATATATACACCCAATAAAACTTCCAGATATCAATGGGAATATTGTAAATCTTTACTTTTCCTCTAACAAGAGATTTGTTTTTATTTTAGTAGCACCGATAGATTGTGAAATTTGTATCGAGCAAGCATATGAGATAGGTGACAAATTATCGAATATTCGCGGTTTGGAAATTGTATGGATTTTCAGCAAAACTAACCAGTTTGAATTACTGCATTTTATTAACAAGGAAAATCTAAGCAAATTTTCTAAAATTCTTATAGATCCAAAGGGTGAAATAGCTCATAATTGGAATTGTAATACTCCTTCTATAGTTTTCACAGAAGGTTCTAAGGTAAAATATTATATAAAACTAAAAGGTGTCCCTTACCAAACAAAACAGATTTTAAATGAAATTTGCTTTTTAATGGGATTTTCTTAAAGAGTTCTCGTTAATAAGGGTATTATTTTGTAAAATTAAAGAACTCTGACATAATAATCTTCGATTCGCGACCTCTGAGCTTGACCCAGAATCAGAAAAAAGAATTGAAAATCTAATAAAAGAAAAATTCAAAAACAAAATCTGCATAGTAATCTCCCAAAGAGAATTTTCTAAAACTTCCTTTGACAGAGTATTCTACTTAGAAAATGGAAAGGATAAAATTAATTTTAGTTCACTTTAAAATCGGTAAATTGATAAAGGAAAGAGTATAAAGGGGTGAATAAAAAAGAAAACGTTTGATTAATTTTTACTCATATATTTGGAAATTAAATTTGAAAAAATTATAAAATTGTTGAAAAGATAAAGCAAAAAGGATAAAATTTTTTTGAGATGCTTGAGCTTAGAGGGGTTACAAAGAAGTTTTTTGCTATTCCTGTAGTGAATTCAGTCTCTTTTACTCTGAGGTCAGGTGAAATCGTCGGATATTTAGGACCTAACGGAGCAGGCAAAACGACAACAATAAAGATGCTTGCAGGGCTTATTGAGCCGAGCAATGGGGAAATTTTTTTTAATGGAAAGAATATCTGGGAAAATATAAATGAGTATAAAGAGAGAATTGGTTATGTTCCTGAACATTCGGAACTTTATCCCTATCTAACAGGTTATGAATATCTTAAGCTTGTTGGACGCCTTAGACTCATTCCTGAAAAGATTCTTGAGGAAAAAATCAATGGATTTATGGAGCTTTTTGGACTGGAAGCGGATATGCACTCAGAGCTTTCATCCTATTCAAAGGGGATGAAACAGAAAATTTTAATTTCCTCTGCTCTTCTTCACAATCCTGATGTTCTTCTCCTTGATGAACCCCTTACAGGTCTTGATGTGGCTACTTCCCTTGTTCTCAGGAGCATTCTTAGAAAATTATCTGAAGAGGGTAAAATTATTCTTTACAGTTCCCATATTCTTGAAGAGGTTGAAAAGATATGCACAAGAGTTATTATAATTCACAAGGGCACAATCCTTGCAGATGATTCTGCAGAAAATCTAAGGAATCTTATGAATGTTAAATCCCTTGAGGAAGTTTTTCAGCAATTGGTTTTAAAAATTGATGAGGAGGGAGTAGCTGAAAAGATGGTAGATATTATGAAGAGGGGATAGGTTTGAGGGAGTCTGCAGAGAGATTTTTAACCCTTACAAAACATTTCTTCTGGAGATTTTTCTGGAATGAGACAATTCCTTTCAGAGAGCATATGGAAGCGAGTATAATTGTTATTCTTGCAATGCTTGCTGTTGCAGGAGGTTATCTTTCCAACTCCCTACTTTTTTATTATCTTTACTCCGATGTCCCTCTTTACGATAGTTCCATCTGGATTAAAAAATGCTTTTTTATATCATTTTTCATGATGATAATGGGCTTTATCTCTGC harbors:
- a CDS encoding 6-bladed beta-propeller translates to MRYLKLIFFLISFVEAFGSYFDEYFSLNTHVKLKKSFNIVDIAVDKNNNLFILDLGEKNIKKYSQHGELLKVIGREGEGPGEFIYPRCISITNDEMCVGDLFTHRISFFTVEGIFIKSVICKGITSIAKIIASKNQLLVSGLKHGDTLYPGYFLHFYTREGEPKKSFFPLEYQITKIDALFTLALYAPFDIDSDGNIYTSWIYRYKLHKFLPNGELARIFPIPKNYISPPHPYPNPLNRDKYEKWLSKWHQVLKVIVVKDYILVFLRVHEPNEFRIDIYNKEGNLIHENVLTDLELLGKDPSGNLYFKGRLGEDFTELEIYKLKL
- a CDS encoding redoxin domain-containing protein encodes the protein MKGKLFLWLLGGTNIFLLFCLFFIFSQYYKCKVNWELSFSYAKALEAKISLNREYIHPIKLPDINGNIVNLYFSSNKRFVFILVAPIDCEICIEQAYEIGDKLSNIRGLEIVWIFSKTNQFELLHFINKENLSKFSKILIDPKGEIAHNWNCNTPSIVFTEGSKVKYYIKLKGVPYQTKQILNEICFLMGFS
- a CDS encoding ABC transporter ATP-binding protein is translated as MLELRGVTKKFFAIPVVNSVSFTLRSGEIVGYLGPNGAGKTTTIKMLAGLIEPSNGEIFFNGKNIWENINEYKERIGYVPEHSELYPYLTGYEYLKLVGRLRLIPEKILEEKINGFMELFGLEADMHSELSSYSKGMKQKILISSALLHNPDVLLLDEPLTGLDVATSLVLRSILRKLSEEGKIILYSSHILEEVEKICTRVIIIHKGTILADDSAENLRNLMNVKSLEEVFQQLVLKIDEEGVAEKMVDIMKRG